From a single Anomaloglossus baeobatrachus isolate aAnoBae1 chromosome 4, aAnoBae1.hap1, whole genome shotgun sequence genomic region:
- the LOC142302486 gene encoding histone H3, with translation MARTKQTARKSTGGKAPRKQLATKAARKSAPATGGVKKPHRYRPGTVALREIRRYQKSTELLIRKLPFQRLVREIAQDFKTDLRFQSSAVMALQEASEAYLVGLFEDTNLCAIHAKRVTIMPKDIQLARRIRGERA, from the coding sequence ATGGCCAGAACTAAGCAGACCGCCCGTAAATCCACCGGAGGGAAAGCTCCCCGCAAGCAGCTGGCCACTAAGGCCGCCAGGAAGAGCGCTCCCGCCACCGGAGGAGTGAAGAAGCCGCATCGCTACCGGCCGGGGACAGTCGCTCTCCGGGAGATCCGCCGCTACCAGAAATCCACCGAGCTGCTGATCCGGAAGCTTCCCTTCCAGCGCCTGGTGAGAGAGATCGCCCAGGACTTCAAGACCGATCTGCGCTTCCAGAGCTCGGCGGTCATGGCCCTGCAGGAGGCCAGCGAGGCTTATCTGGTGGGGCTGTTCGAGGACACCAACCTGTGCGCCATCCACGCCAAGAGGGTCACCATCATGCCCAAAGACATCCAGCTGGCCCGCAGGATCCGCGGGGAGAGGGCGTAG